The proteins below come from a single Papaver somniferum cultivar HN1 chromosome 11, ASM357369v1, whole genome shotgun sequence genomic window:
- the LOC113321264 gene encoding zinc finger protein GIS-like: MEKTNHQSSSRETHDFMSVDSFSQLPFIRPAPSVPLKGNNNPPVRLFGIEFGSGDKTTTTPITEESDHSITVGNRSIIVDHTKDNNNNNESSNNADSNRKFECHYCCRNFPTSQALGGHQNAHKRERQHAKRAHLQSTMAHSNVIPDGHLYGLVNYHRLGHNSTTIPAYPSWNYSTITNNNHNNSNTNNKFYGFSSSSSSHHHHQSSTSRPINGSPLALYRIPAAHHNNEQVFNRDRSSSSSSSMLNPLPLFASDHHDLRSTVHLNGSSLPNRHYESKNNIHDHVSLDLRL, translated from the coding sequence ATGGAAAAAACAAATCATCAGAGTAGCAGTAGagaaacacatgattttatgagtgTAGACTCTTTTTCACAATTGCCTTTTATTCGTCCTGCTCCATCTGTTCCGCTAAAGGGAAATAATAATCCTCCGGTTCGTCTTTTTGGTATAGAATTTGGAAGTGGAGATAAAACTACTACTACTCCGATAACTGAAGAATCTGACCATTCAATTACTGTTGGTAACAGGAGCATAATCGTCGACCATACAaaagataacaacaacaacaacgaaagCAGCAACAACGCCGACAGTAATCGTAAATTCGAATGCCATTATTGTTGCAGGAACTTTCCTACTTCACAAGCTTTGGGAGGCCATCAAAACGCACATAAACGTGAACGTCAACATGCTAAACGTGCACACCTACAATCTACCATGGCGCACAGTAATGTCATCCCTGACGGTCATCTTTACGGCCTCGTTAATTATCATCGGCTTGGTCATAACTCCACCACAATCCCAGCTTACCCTTCTTGGAATTACAGTACCATCACAAACAACAACCATAACAATAGCAACACCAATAATAAGTTTTATGGGTTTTCCTCGTCTTCTtcctctcatcatcatcatcagagcaGTACAAGTAGACCTATTAATGGAAGTCCATTAGCTCTATATAGAATCCCGGCAGCTCATCATAACAATGAACAAGTTTTTAATAGAGatcgttcttcttcttcctcttcctccatGCTTAATCCTTTGCCATTATTTGCCAGTGATCATCATGATTTGAGATCGACGGTTCATTTAAACGGGTCTAGCTTGCCAAATCGACATTACGAATCCAAGAACAACATACATGATCACGTGAGTTTGGATCTTCGTTTGTAA